The Lolium rigidum isolate FL_2022 chromosome 1, APGP_CSIRO_Lrig_0.1, whole genome shotgun sequence region TCGTGATTTCCGCTCTTGTTTTTCTTGTTCAAGAGCATCATTTTTTTTACTGCGGCGGCTCCCTCGAGGAGCTCGATTAGCTAGCTTTCCCGCCGTGGGCGTAGTTTCTCGTGGTATGATCTTGGCATGGGTACAACACTCTGAATTTTCTGAAGCAAGAACAGGTGGTTTCTCGTAGAGAGGATTAGCTGGTACCATCAGGTTACTAGTTTTTGAAGAATAGGTCGCCGGCCTGACCACTGAATCAACCTGTTGATTTTCGCTGCGAACTACTAGTAGAACTAGAAACATTCCTAAGGATTTATCGTGTGGATGAGTGAACGCGAATCCTTTGACTTGCAGAGCCAATCTGATTTTGCGGTGATCAAAGTCTTAATTTCTgagcagctaaggtgtatctttcGATCACAATTAAGTTCCGTCATCATCCCACAAAGACAAAGCACGTAGCGCGGTGATGTCGGCAGGCTAACTATCGCATGAAGATATTCTTCGTTAATACTAGCTCTCATCATGTATGTATACTATACATGAACTAGATTGAATTGTACTGTAGACTTTGTAGTACTCGTGCCTAATCAAATTCCAAAAGATAATAATAGCTGCAGCGCTCCGGCGACTTTTAACTGAATTTTATTACAGTTCGGAATTCAGACGGAACTTACCTACGTAGGGTGTCGGCAAGGTAGACCTGGCTGGCTACCTTGCGATATCACTTTAGATTAGTTTGGGTTGGCCTACAATTTGTCAAACCTGGAGAACACCAACCAGGCAACCACTGCAGTAGCCCATCCTGTAGTTTGGCCTCAACTAGTCCAAGTGGCGAGGTCACCGCATGTGATTAGCTTCCGGATTACATAATCTCGAATACTTTCCATTGATTTCCATTGATTAAGTCCATGACAGCATGTAAAATGTGTCCAGCATCCGGTCTACTACCCTCCATTTTCAATGGTCATAAGGTCGCTTATACCAATCTACCGCCACTAGCGCTTTCTTAATTCAGGCGTGTGCCAAGTTGACATATGCCCATCCGTGTTAATAATCCTCTGTTCATGCATGCTTAATGATCTCATCAAGAATGAAGCTTCCTTGTGGATCCAAGTTGGAGAGCTTGTATCAGAATATGATGATGTTCCCTAGGTTGTTCCTCttttatttatgtttttttttctataCCGGGTCCAAGCTCTAGTGTTTCTTCATACTAATGTTTTATTCCAAGTTGTGCCATTTCGGAAGCCTCGCTGACAATGATACTCCGTATTTGTTTTCGTAAAGAAATGCAAAGCCTCCCGGCAGCTATAATAATATTATTGAAATCAAAGACGCACAATAAAACTAATTTAAAAGATAACCCAAAGCCATTCACTTTAAACGAGCATCTTTGGCAAATACAATGCATTTGTTTTGGGAATTTATATGGATTGAACTGTCAATTTTGGACGCGCGGCACGGCAATTATCCCATTGTCGGATCTTTCAATTTACAATGAGATGGCCGTTACCACGTCATGTTGCCAGGTGGCAATTCCGGACTGGATCACGCTGTTGGGTCATATTAGGATCCTTTGTTTTGTTTGAAATGGACTACGTATATTCTATATTTGAAAAATCTCAATTCAATCGACTTACATTTAGATTGATTTTACATCAGCAAACTAAATACATAAACATCAATCTTTCCTAATTAAGCAGAACTTGATAATGGCATGAAAGCTCTTGAAAATCTCATCAATTTGTGTCACACAATGTGTTTCTGACCAGTGCAACCGCCCTGTTTAGTCGAGTGCTGGAGTGATATGAATTTGGAAATCTCAACGATGTCGGCGGTTGCTACAATTGGCGCGCGCGCGGCAGTTTCTGATTCTTCTCCCCTTTGCACCCATGCAGAAGCAGCAGAAGAACGGCGCGCACATCCCCAAGTTCGGCAACTGGGACAACGACGGCAACGTCCCCTACACCGTCTACTTCGACAACGCGCGCAAGGGCAAGGGCGTCGGCGGCAAGCCGATGAACCCCAACGACCCCGTCGACAACCCGgaggccttctcctcctcctacgccgcgccgtcgccgatgCGCTCCGGCTCCGAGCACGGCAGGGCGGCGGCGAACCTCCCTCCCCCTTCCCCGCCTCCCGCCCACCGCCACGAGCGCCGTCCCAGCgacgcgcccgcgccgccgccgcccatgtcACCCAGCCCCTACGGCGGGGCGTCGCCGTACCGCGGCGAGGCACCGAGGAGAGCCGCCGGACGGGCAGGCGGGTACAGCGTGGAgcagtcgccatcgccgtcgccgctgcaCCCGTACAGCCAGTCCAGGGCCGCCGATAACTCCGTCGAGGGCAGCCCCTACGGCCTCGTCGCCAACTCCGCCGACCGGCCCAACCGTGCCAGGCCCGCGCCGCGCGGCAACGAAACGGTAAGCATCTGCTCTGCTCTGGACCATGGTGCTCCAAAGCTACTTCTCTCGTGGTGTGTATCTTCTTACCTTGGTTGTTGTTGCGA contains the following coding sequences:
- the LOC124698803 gene encoding RPM1-interacting protein 4-like → MAKQQKNGAHIPKFGNWDNDGNVPYTVYFDNARKGKGVGGKPMNPNDPVDNPEAFSSSYAAPSPMRSGSEHGRAAANLPPPSPPPAHRHERRPSDAPAPPPPMSPSPYGGASPYRGEAPRRAAGRAGGYSVEQSPSPSPLHPYSQSRAADNSVEGSPYGLVANSADRPNRARPAPRGNETPTRGSAVPKFGDWDSNPASADGYTHIFNKVREEKSTQAKAPAGFDKDAGPRGRGNGPRQHDDGYVSSSRWCFGWCK